Proteins found in one Brachypodium distachyon strain Bd21 chromosome 5, Brachypodium_distachyon_v3.0, whole genome shotgun sequence genomic segment:
- the LOC100829351 gene encoding methyltransferase-like protein 13 isoform X2 encodes MATSPAAGAAILGTLNDFTSQKNWDKFFAIRGVGDSFEWYAEWPQIQAPLLSLLLEEEGADILVPGCGSSALSEQLYDLGFRRITNVDFSRVIVADMLRRHARVRPEMRWRVMDMTNMQFPDESFDFILDKGGLDALMEPEVGMELGMKYLNEAKRVLKSGGKFVCFTLAESHVLALLFSEFRFGWDMSIQAIAGEPSNKSAFQTFMVVMAKGKMGVVHTIKSLLDQSAKYCNMAQAKVVIHALQNENRIRESHTSGGDILFSLQDLQLGAIGDLNVIVPGRRRHLILGEQGSSLYCYKAVLLDSKNQTGAFVYHCGVFIVPKARAQEWLFASEEGQWHVVESAKAARLIMVFLDRRHMDSDIDVIKKDLSPLVKDLEPEYPEEADPIPFMMASDGVKQRDILHEVTSEITGPMVVEDVVYESVDGDQSCMSEKMFRRLVFKRSSGLVQSEALLIRESPSDETDNKNKKSSTASKKKRSHKKGSKSSLRIDHSYLGSSYHSSIICGLSLIASALSNAASSGEKVSTTIVGLGAGCLPMFLRGCLPYLDIEVVELDPIIEEVAKKYFGFSMDEQLKVHLGDGIRFIEEKAVPDHSALTHSVPNGKDSNAVRILIVDVDSSDLSSGLSCPPANFVEDHFLTSAKKFLSAGGLFVINLVVRSSTVREMVVSRLKAVFEHLYSLQLEEDVNEVLFASSSERYLEIDHLDGAATKLKAMLKFPVDLESDIQNLQKLQ; translated from the exons ATGGcgacctcgccggcggcgggcgcagcGATCCTCGGCACGCTGAACGACTTCACGTCGCAGAAGAATTGGGACAAGTTCTTCGCCATCCGCGGCGTCGGCGACAGCTTCGAGTGGTACGCTGAGTGGCCGCAAATCCAGGCCCCGCTCCTGTCGCTCCTTctcgaggaggagggggcggaTATCCTGGTACCTGGATGTGGGAGCTCGGCGCTCTCGGAGCAGCTCTACGACCTAGGGTTCCGCCGCATCACCAACGTCGACTTCTCCCGCGTTATCGTGGCCGACATGCTCCGTCGACACGCCCGCGTGCGCCCCGAGATGCGGTGGCGCGTCATGGACATGACTAACATGCAG TTTCCAGATGAGTCATTTGATTTCATACTTGATAAGGGAGGATTGGATGCTCTTATGGAGCCAGAGGTTGGCATGGAACTGGGGATGAAGTATCTAAATGAG GCCAAGAGGGTTTTGAAATCTGGTGGGAAGTTTGTGTGCTTTACTCTAGCAGAATCCCATGTTTTAG CCCTACTTTTTTCTGAGTTCAGGTTTGGATGGGATATGAGTATTCAAGCTATAGCTGGCGAGCCCTCGAATAAGTCTGCCTTCCAGACCTTCATGGTGGTCATGGCAAAAGGGAAGATGGGTGTTGTACACACAATAAAATCACTACTGGATCAGTCTGCAAAATATTGTAACATGGCACAG GCAAAGGTTGTAATTCATGCTCTGCAAAATGAGAATAGAATCCGGGAGTCACACACTTCTGGTGGTGATATACTTTTCTCACTGCAAGATCTTCAGCTAGGAGCTATTGGAGATCTGAATGTTATTGTCCCAGGACGGAGGAGGCACTTAATTCTCGGTGAACAGGGAAGTTCACTGTATTGCTACAAGGCTGTTTTGCTGGATTCGAAGAATCAAACAGGAGCATTTGTATACCATTGCGGAGTTTTTATTGTGCCTAAG GCCCGAGCTCAGGAATGGTTATTTGCTTCAGAGGAAGGGCAGTGGCATGTTGTTGAAAGTGCAAAAGCTGCTCGTCTAATCATG GTATTTTTGGATAGAAGACACATGGATTCTGACATTGATGTTATTAAG AAGGATTTATCTCCTCTTGTTAAGGATCTAGAACCTGAATATCCTGAAGAGGCAGACCCTATACC GTTCATGATGGCTAGCGATGGTGTCAAGCAAAGAGATATTCTGCATGAG GTAACATCAGAAATAACTGGTCCTATGGTTGTGGAAGATGTTGTTTATGAAAGTGTTGATGGAGACCAAAGTTGCATGTCTGAAAAAATGTTCCGGCGACTTGTCTTTAAAAGAAGTTCTGGCTTGGTGCAATCTGAAGCATTGTTAATCAGAGAATCCCCCAGTGATGAGACAGATAATAAGAACAAAAAATCATCTACAgcatcaaaaaagaaaaggagccACAAAAAAG GATCCAAGAGCAGTCTGAGGATCGATCACAGCTATCTTGGTAGCTCTTATCACAGTAGTATCATATGCGGGCTTTCTTTAATTGCATCTGCTCTGAGTAATGCTGCTTCATCTGGAGAAAAA GTCAGCACCACCATTGTAGGTCTTGGTGCAGGGTGTTTACCAATGTTTCTTCGTGGATGTCTCCCTTATTTAGATATTGAG GTTGTTGAGTTGGACCCCATAATAGAAGAGGTAGCAAAGAAATATTTTGGCTTTTCAATGGATGAGCAATTGAAG GTGCATTTGGGGGATGGAATCAGATTCATAGAAGAAAAGGCTGTTCCAGACCATAGTGCTCTAACCCATTCTGTACCAAATGGCAAAGACAGCAATGCAGTTAGAATTCTTATTGTTGATGTTGATTCATCTGACCTAAG TTCTGGGTTGTCTTGCCCACCAGCAAACTTTGTGGAAGATCATTTCCTTACGTCAGCAAAAAAGTTCCTTTCAGCTGGGGGCCTATTTGTCATCAATTTAGTCGTTCGGTCATCTACAGTCAGGGAAATGGTCGTTTCACGACTGAAAGCG GTCTTTGAGCACCTGTACTCACTTCAACTGGAAGAAGACGTGAATGAAGTTCTGTTTGCGTCCTCGAGTGAAAGATATTTGGAGATCGATCACCTGGATGGGGCTGCAACCAAACTGAAGGCTATGCTGAAATTCCCTGTGGACTTAGAATCGGATATACAGAATTTGCAGAAGCTGCAGTAG
- the LOC100829351 gene encoding methyltransferase-like protein 13 isoform X1 produces the protein MATSPAAGAAILGTLNDFTSQKNWDKFFAIRGVGDSFEWYAEWPQIQAPLLSLLLEEEGADILVPGCGSSALSEQLYDLGFRRITNVDFSRVIVADMLRRHARVRPEMRWRVMDMTNMQFPDESFDFILDKGGLDALMEPEVGMELGMKYLNEAKRVLKSGGKFVCFTLAESHVLALLFSEFRFGWDMSIQAIAGEPSNKSAFQTFMVVMAKGKMGVVHTIKSLLDQSAKYCNMAQAKVVIHALQNENRIRESHTSGGDILFSLQDLQLGAIGDLNVIVPGRRRHLILGEQGSSLYCYKAVLLDSKNQTGAFVYHCGVFIVPKARAQEWLFASEEGQWHVVESAKAARLIMVFLDRRHMDSDIDVIKKDLSPLVKDLEPEYPEEADPIPFMMASDGVKQRDILHEVTSEITGPMVVEDVVYESVDGDQSCMSEKMFRRLVFKRSSGLVQSEALLIRESPSDETDNKNKKSSTASKKKRSHKKGLTGSKSSLRIDHSYLGSSYHSSIICGLSLIASALSNAASSGEKVSTTIVGLGAGCLPMFLRGCLPYLDIEVVELDPIIEEVAKKYFGFSMDEQLKVHLGDGIRFIEEKAVPDHSALTHSVPNGKDSNAVRILIVDVDSSDLSSGLSCPPANFVEDHFLTSAKKFLSAGGLFVINLVVRSSTVREMVVSRLKAVFEHLYSLQLEEDVNEVLFASSSERYLEIDHLDGAATKLKAMLKFPVDLESDIQNLQKLQ, from the exons ATGGcgacctcgccggcggcgggcgcagcGATCCTCGGCACGCTGAACGACTTCACGTCGCAGAAGAATTGGGACAAGTTCTTCGCCATCCGCGGCGTCGGCGACAGCTTCGAGTGGTACGCTGAGTGGCCGCAAATCCAGGCCCCGCTCCTGTCGCTCCTTctcgaggaggagggggcggaTATCCTGGTACCTGGATGTGGGAGCTCGGCGCTCTCGGAGCAGCTCTACGACCTAGGGTTCCGCCGCATCACCAACGTCGACTTCTCCCGCGTTATCGTGGCCGACATGCTCCGTCGACACGCCCGCGTGCGCCCCGAGATGCGGTGGCGCGTCATGGACATGACTAACATGCAG TTTCCAGATGAGTCATTTGATTTCATACTTGATAAGGGAGGATTGGATGCTCTTATGGAGCCAGAGGTTGGCATGGAACTGGGGATGAAGTATCTAAATGAG GCCAAGAGGGTTTTGAAATCTGGTGGGAAGTTTGTGTGCTTTACTCTAGCAGAATCCCATGTTTTAG CCCTACTTTTTTCTGAGTTCAGGTTTGGATGGGATATGAGTATTCAAGCTATAGCTGGCGAGCCCTCGAATAAGTCTGCCTTCCAGACCTTCATGGTGGTCATGGCAAAAGGGAAGATGGGTGTTGTACACACAATAAAATCACTACTGGATCAGTCTGCAAAATATTGTAACATGGCACAG GCAAAGGTTGTAATTCATGCTCTGCAAAATGAGAATAGAATCCGGGAGTCACACACTTCTGGTGGTGATATACTTTTCTCACTGCAAGATCTTCAGCTAGGAGCTATTGGAGATCTGAATGTTATTGTCCCAGGACGGAGGAGGCACTTAATTCTCGGTGAACAGGGAAGTTCACTGTATTGCTACAAGGCTGTTTTGCTGGATTCGAAGAATCAAACAGGAGCATTTGTATACCATTGCGGAGTTTTTATTGTGCCTAAG GCCCGAGCTCAGGAATGGTTATTTGCTTCAGAGGAAGGGCAGTGGCATGTTGTTGAAAGTGCAAAAGCTGCTCGTCTAATCATG GTATTTTTGGATAGAAGACACATGGATTCTGACATTGATGTTATTAAG AAGGATTTATCTCCTCTTGTTAAGGATCTAGAACCTGAATATCCTGAAGAGGCAGACCCTATACC GTTCATGATGGCTAGCGATGGTGTCAAGCAAAGAGATATTCTGCATGAG GTAACATCAGAAATAACTGGTCCTATGGTTGTGGAAGATGTTGTTTATGAAAGTGTTGATGGAGACCAAAGTTGCATGTCTGAAAAAATGTTCCGGCGACTTGTCTTTAAAAGAAGTTCTGGCTTGGTGCAATCTGAAGCATTGTTAATCAGAGAATCCCCCAGTGATGAGACAGATAATAAGAACAAAAAATCATCTACAgcatcaaaaaagaaaaggagccACAAAAAAGGTCTCACTG GATCCAAGAGCAGTCTGAGGATCGATCACAGCTATCTTGGTAGCTCTTATCACAGTAGTATCATATGCGGGCTTTCTTTAATTGCATCTGCTCTGAGTAATGCTGCTTCATCTGGAGAAAAA GTCAGCACCACCATTGTAGGTCTTGGTGCAGGGTGTTTACCAATGTTTCTTCGTGGATGTCTCCCTTATTTAGATATTGAG GTTGTTGAGTTGGACCCCATAATAGAAGAGGTAGCAAAGAAATATTTTGGCTTTTCAATGGATGAGCAATTGAAG GTGCATTTGGGGGATGGAATCAGATTCATAGAAGAAAAGGCTGTTCCAGACCATAGTGCTCTAACCCATTCTGTACCAAATGGCAAAGACAGCAATGCAGTTAGAATTCTTATTGTTGATGTTGATTCATCTGACCTAAG TTCTGGGTTGTCTTGCCCACCAGCAAACTTTGTGGAAGATCATTTCCTTACGTCAGCAAAAAAGTTCCTTTCAGCTGGGGGCCTATTTGTCATCAATTTAGTCGTTCGGTCATCTACAGTCAGGGAAATGGTCGTTTCACGACTGAAAGCG GTCTTTGAGCACCTGTACTCACTTCAACTGGAAGAAGACGTGAATGAAGTTCTGTTTGCGTCCTCGAGTGAAAGATATTTGGAGATCGATCACCTGGATGGGGCTGCAACCAAACTGAAGGCTATGCTGAAATTCCCTGTGGACTTAGAATCGGATATACAGAATTTGCAGAAGCTGCAGTAG
- the LOC104585552 gene encoding uncharacterized protein LOC104585552: MYFDGSKRHEGAGAGVVLISPKGDRLRYVLQMHFHNPSNNEAEYEALLHGMRMAKACGATRLMIYGDSYLVVQQTKKSCDAISDSMIAYRDLYNVLEGQFEGCDLRHIGRNSNDEADSLANIGSTRSPIPSGVFLEIIHQRSIKEKNTSSPKKLTPIDGEQKPLDPDSPDDLAVATGEEEPDEVLMVEPEARGPGPGSGLTFQSQARPES, from the coding sequence ATGTACTTCGATGGGTCGAAGCGGCATGAAGGTGCAGGCGCGGGTGTCGTGCTTATTTCACCCAAAGGTGATAGACTTCGCTATGTGCTTCAGATGCATTTTCACAACCCTTCAAACAATGAAGCTGAGTACGAGGCCCTCTTGCACGGCATGCGCATGGCCAAAGCTTGCGGGGCCACGAGGCTCATGATATACGGCGACTCATACCTCGTCGTTCAGCAAACGAAGAAGTCGTGTGACGCCATCTCCGACTCCATGATTGCTTATCGCGATCTCTACAATGTACTGGAAGGCCAGTTCGAGGGATGCGACCTGCGTCACATTGGCCGAAACAGCAATGACGAAGCAGACAGTCTGGCCAACATCGGCTCGACTCGTTCCCCAATCCCGTCCGGAGTATTCCTAGAGATCATCCACCAGAGATCtatcaaagaaaagaatactTCGAGTCCCAAGAAGTTAACACCAATTGACGGTGAGCAAAAACCTCTCGACCCTGACTCACCGGACGACCTTGCAGTCGCAACTGGTGAAGAAGAACCTGATGAGGTGCTCATGGTCGAGCCCGAAGCCCGAGGTCCTGGGCCAGGATCGGGCCTCACTTTCCagtcccaagcccggcccgaaagctGA